AATCTTCTAATCATTTCGCAAAATAGTGAACAAATCCTAAACTACATCACTAGAGTGGCTGATCGAGGAGCAACAAAAATCCCAGTTCTTGGTGGACATACCGGACATGCACAAAATATGATTATGACCACCTTGTCAACTCATGAGGTTCCAAAAGTCCAAGAAGAAATCCAAAAAATAGATGAAACTGCCTTTATCGTCATTGTTCCTGCTTCTACAGTTATGGGACGTGGATTTAGCCTCCAAAAAGATTACCAAAGAGTTCCAAATGACTTTATTAATCCCTTGTAAAATCAATTGAAATAAAGTCTAATTTCTCGTAAAATAGTAGTTAAGAATAAAAATAAAGGATATTATATGCTTACTGTATCAGATGTATCGCTTCGTTTTAGCGATCGTAAACTTTTTGATGATGTTAACATTGCCTTCACGCCAGGTAATACTTATGGTCTTATCGGTGCTAATGGTGCTGGTAAATCTACTTTTTTGAAAATTTTAGCTGGTGATATCGAACCAACAACAGGACACATCTCTCTTGGTCCTGATGAACGTCTTTCTGTCCTTCGTCAGAACCACTTTGACTATGAAGAAGAACGCGTTATCGATGTTGTTATCATGGGTAATGAGCGCCTCTACGATATCATGAAAGAAAAAGATGCCATCTACATGAAAGAAGATTTTTCAGATGAAGATGGTGTCCGTGCTGCTGAACTAGAAGGACTCTTTGCTGAATTAGGTGGTTGGGAAGCTGAAAGCGAAGCCTCACAATTGCTTCAGAATCTAAATATCCCAGAAGACCTTCACTATCAAAATATGAGTGAATTGGCTAATGGTGACAAGGTGAAAGTGCTCCTTGCAAAAGCACTCTTTGGTAAACCTGATGTACTTCTTCTTGACGAACCTACCAACGGTCTTGATATTCAGTCAATCTCTTGGCTTGAAGATTTCTTGATTGATTTTGAAAATACTGTTATTGTCGTATCCCATGACCGTCACTTCTTGAACAAGGTATGTACGCATATGGCCGACCTTGACTTTGGTAAAATCAAACTCTATGTTGGTAACTATGACTTCTGGAAACAATCTTCAGAATTAGCTGCTCGCTTGCAGGCTGACCGTAATGCCAAAGCAGAAGAAAAAATCAAAGAACTTCAAGAGTTCGTTGCACGTTTCTCTGCCAACGCTTCAAAATCTAAACAAGCGACTTCTCGTAAGAAAATGCTCGATAAAATTGAGCTAGAAGAAATCGTCCCATCAAGTCGTAAATATCCATTCATCAATTTCAAAGCAGAGCGTGAAATCGGTAATGACCTTTTAACAGTTGAAAATCTCACTGTTAAGATGGATGGTGAGACTATTCTTGACAACATTAGTTTCATCTTACGACCAGGAGATAAAACTGCCATCATCGGTCAAAACGATATTCAAACAACTGCATTGATTCGTGCTCTTGCCGGTGATATTGACTACGAAGGTACAATCAAATGGGGTGTTACTACTAGCCGTTCTTACCTTCCAAAAGATAATTCTAAGGAATTTGCCTCTGGTGAATCTATCCTTGAATGGCTTCGTCAATTCGCAGAAAAAGGTGAAGATGATGATACCTTCTTGCGTGGATTTCTTGGACGTATGCTCTTCTCAGGAGATGAGGTTAATAAATCAGTTAGTGTCCTCTCAGGGGGAGAAAAAGTACGTGTCATGCTTTCAAAACTCATGCTTTTGAAATCTAACGTCCTTCTTCTAGATGATCCTACTAATCACTTGGATTTGGAATCAATTTCAAGTCTAAATGATGGTGTCCGTGACTTCAAAGAGTCTGTTATCTTTGCCAGTCATGACCACGAGTTTATACAAACAATAGCGAACCACATCGTTGTCGTTTCAAAAAATGGGGTTATTGACCGTATTGATGAAACTTATGACGAATTCCTTGAAAATGAAGAAGTTCAAGCTAAAGTCAAAGCTCTATGGGCTGATTAACTATAAAAAGACACAGGTTGGGATATCCCAACCTGTCTTAGTATCATTATGACAAATAAAAAATACCAAACGACCTCATTATTTTATCTGGCTGCTTTTTTCATACCTGTAATAATCATGATAGGTGTCCTTTTCAGCCAAAAAATCTATCCAGGTAGTGAAAGAACTATTTTAACAAGTGATGGTTTTCATCAATATGTGATATTTGCGACTGAACTTAGGAATATACTTCATGAAGATGGGAGCCTCTTTTACACCTTCACAAGTGGTCTAGGGCTTAATTTCTATGCTCTAACAAGCTATTACCTAGGTTCCTTCT
Above is a window of Streptococcus salivarius DNA encoding:
- a CDS encoding ABC-F family ATP-binding cassette domain-containing protein; this encodes MLTVSDVSLRFSDRKLFDDVNIAFTPGNTYGLIGANGAGKSTFLKILAGDIEPTTGHISLGPDERLSVLRQNHFDYEEERVIDVVIMGNERLYDIMKEKDAIYMKEDFSDEDGVRAAELEGLFAELGGWEAESEASQLLQNLNIPEDLHYQNMSELANGDKVKVLLAKALFGKPDVLLLDEPTNGLDIQSISWLEDFLIDFENTVIVVSHDRHFLNKVCTHMADLDFGKIKLYVGNYDFWKQSSELAARLQADRNAKAEEKIKELQEFVARFSANASKSKQATSRKKMLDKIELEEIVPSSRKYPFINFKAEREIGNDLLTVENLTVKMDGETILDNISFILRPGDKTAIIGQNDIQTTALIRALAGDIDYEGTIKWGVTTSRSYLPKDNSKEFASGESILEWLRQFAEKGEDDDTFLRGFLGRMLFSGDEVNKSVSVLSGGEKVRVMLSKLMLLKSNVLLLDDPTNHLDLESISSLNDGVRDFKESVIFASHDHEFIQTIANHIVVVSKNGVIDRIDETYDEFLENEEVQAKVKALWAD